A portion of the Choristoneura fumiferana chromosome 20, NRCan_CFum_1, whole genome shotgun sequence genome contains these proteins:
- the LOC141439028 gene encoding uncharacterized protein, with translation MSPAPLRPALVLVLVLLATAVAAAAPQQLPARTCPDTIRTRAHAKTAASGRERAGAAGAAGAAGAAGAGGRRGDVDFGQLLGILTGPQLQLVGPMYFSQTSTLAQLSALIGADTVLPLFEASVGASSGGHDNPAAVGTNESSEEVADLVV, from the exons ATGTCGCCCGCGCCGCTCCGACCCGCGCTCGTGCTCGTGCTCGTGCTGCTCGCCACCGCCGTCGCAGCCGCCGCTCCGCAACAACTGCCAGCCCGTACATGCCCCGACACTATAAGAACC CGCGCGCATGCGAAGACAGCGGCCAGCGGTCGCGAGCGCGCAGGGGCAGCAGGGGCAGCAGGGGCAGCAGGGGCAGCAGGGGCAGGGGGCCGCCGCGGCGACGTGGATTTCGGGCAGCTGCTGGGCATCCTGACGGGCCCGCAGCTGCAGCTGGTAGGCCCGATGTACTTCTCGCAGACGAGCACGCTGGCGCAGCTGTCGGCGTTGATCGGCGCGGACACCGTGCTGCCGCTGTTCGAGGCCTCGGTGGGCGCGTCTTCGGGCGGCCATGACAACCCCGCCGCCGTCGGCACCAACGAATCCTCGGAGGAGGTCGCCGACCTGGTGGTGTGA
- the LOC141439025 gene encoding uncharacterized protein, whose translation MSPAPLRPTLVLALLVAVAAAAAAQQLPARARPTLGTHAKAEVADGGPGRPPRQAYDSEDGSGSVRFVRLVTGPTLRLLSTQLWASSAVLRQLAALVGAGSVAPLYEAAVAASGSMADPTAFGPATSGEDVADLVL comes from the exons ATGTCGCCCGCTCCGCTGCGCCCCACGCTCGTCCTCGCGCTGCTGGTcgccgtcgccgccgccgccgccgcgcagcAGCTGCCAGCTCGCGCCCGACCCACGCTCGGGACCCACGCT AAGGCGGAGGTCGCAGACGGGGGCCCGGGGCGGCCCCCCCGCCAGGCGTATGACTCGGAGGACGGGTCAGGCTCGGTTCGCTTCGTGCGGCTGGTGACGGGTCCGACGCTGCGGCTGCTGAGCACGCAGCTGTGGGCCAGCTCGGCGGTGCTGCGCCAGCTGGCGGCGCTGGTGGGCGCCGGGTCGGTGGCGCCGCTGTACGAGGCCGCCGTCGCCGCCTCCGGCAGCATGGCCGACCCCACTGCATTCGGCCCCGCCACCTCCGGGGAGGACGTCGCGGACCTTGTGCTGTGA